A region of Rattus rattus isolate New Zealand chromosome 7, Rrattus_CSIRO_v1, whole genome shotgun sequence DNA encodes the following proteins:
- the LOC116905718 gene encoding epidermal retinol dehydrogenase 2: MPCNLESAKDLLVFLGKSLLSILEALLSHVISKPRKNVAGEVVLITGAGSGLGRLLALQFARLGSVLVLWDVNKETNEETRQIAQEAGATRVHAYTCDCSQREEVYRVADEVKKEVGDVSILINNAGIVTGRKFLDCPDDLMEKSLDVNFKAHLWMYKAFLPAMIANNHGHLVCISSSAGLIGVNGLSDYCASKFAALGFAESMFVETLAQKQRGIKTTIVCPFFIKTGMFEGCTTKCPNLLPILDPEYAVGKIVDAILQEQLYLYMPKFLYFIMFLKSFLPIKTGILIADYLGIFHVMDGFTGQKKKS, from the exons ATGCCTTGCAACCTGGAATCAGCGAAGGACTTGCTTGTTTTCTTAGGGAAGTCACTGTTGAGTATTTTGGAGGCTCTACTGTCTCATGTCATCTCAAAACCACGGAAGAATGTTGCTGGCGAAGTAGTCCTCATCACAGGTGCTGGGAGTGGTCTCGGAAGGCTTTTAGCATTGCAGTTCGCCCGCCTGGGATCAGTGCTCGTTCTTTGGGATGTGAACAAGGAGACAAACGAGGAGACCCGTCAGATagctcaggaagcaggagccacCAGAGTGCATGCCTACACCTGTGACTGCAGCCAGAGGGAAGAAGTATACAGAGTGGCCGACGAG GTTAAGAAAGAAGTTGGTGACGTCTCTATCCTCATCAACAATGCTGGCATTGTAACAGGCAGAAAGTTCCTCGATTGCCCAGATGACCTCATGGAAAAGTCACTTGATGTCAATTTCAAAGCACATTTatgg ATGTATAAAGCCTTTCTGCCTGCCATGATTGCTAACAACCATGGCCATTTGGTTTGCATTTCAAGTTCGGCTGGATTGATTGGAGTAAATGGGCTGTCAG ACTATTGTGCAAGTAAATTCGCAGCCCTTGGATTTGCAGAATCTATGTTTGTCGAAACACTCGCCCAAAAACAAAGGGGGATCAAAACTACTATTGTGTGCCCATTCTTTATAAAAACTGGAATGTTCGAAGGTTGCACTACTAA GTGTCCTAATCTGTTACCAATTCTGGATCCAGAATATGCAGTTGGGAAAATAGTAGATGCTATCCTTCAGGAGCAGCTGTACTTGTATATGCCCAAGTTTTTATACttcataatgtttttaaaaag CTTCTTGCCCATCAAGACAGGAATACTTATAGCTGACTACCTAGGAATCTTTCATGTGATGGATGGCTTCACTGGTCAAAAGAAGAAATCTTAA